Proteins from a single region of Punica granatum isolate Tunisia-2019 chromosome 8, ASM765513v2, whole genome shotgun sequence:
- the LOC116187524 gene encoding S-protein homolog 1-like codes for MAANRKNILIMLFVLLLGSAVIQMCEGIGPVPHRKYHVRVENGLKGRPLYAHCKSREDDLGEHKLQPGEQFSWGFYINMFGTTLFFCRMWYDLGHKSFEVFNCLQDEFIYQFCGYNTCHWKPMDDGIYVFHAQTGGWDLKYKWDK; via the coding sequence ATGGCCGCAAATAGGAAGAACATTCTTATCATGCTGTTTGTGTTGTTGCTCGGATCTGCGGTGATCCAGATGTGCGAGGGCATAGGTCCGGTTCCCCATCGGAAGTACCACGTGAGGGTGGAGAACGGACTGAAGGGCCGGCCCCTGTACGCACATTGCAAGTCCAGGGAGGACGACCTTGGGGAACACAAACTGCAACCGGGGGAGCAGTTCTCGTGGGGCTTCTACATCAACATGTTCGGGACAACTCTCTTCTTCTGTCGCATGTGGTACGACTTAGGGCACAAGTCTTTCGAAGTTTTCAACTGTTTACAAGATGAGTTCATCTACCAATTCTGCGGGTACAATACGTGCCATTGGAAGCCGATGGATGACGGGATTTACGTCTTCCATGCGCAGACAGGGGGATGGGACCTCAAGTATAAGTGGGACAAGTGA